A genomic region of Leptolyngbya sp. FACHB-261 contains the following coding sequences:
- the rppA gene encoding two-component system response regulator RppA, translating to MRVLLVEDEPDLAHALKEALEHAGYVVDLALDGEDACAYLLTEPIPYSLAVLDWMLPGVSGLELCQLLRSKGNALPVLMLTAKDRLTDKITGLDAGADDYLIKPFDIPELLARLRALLRRPPQLQSHQLKVGELELDYNTHSVQQQGEAISLTLKEFQLLEYFMQHPNQVLSSEQIRRRLWETGVEPTSNIVAAQVRLLRRKLTSQGHKPPIETVFGVGYRLNSSRSGVPD from the coding sequence ATGCGTGTACTGCTGGTTGAAGATGAGCCGGATTTAGCCCATGCTCTCAAAGAGGCCTTAGAGCATGCAGGTTATGTTGTTGATTTGGCGCTGGATGGTGAGGATGCTTGCGCCTATTTACTCACAGAACCAATTCCCTACAGTCTCGCTGTGTTGGATTGGATGTTGCCGGGCGTGTCTGGGCTAGAACTTTGTCAATTGCTACGCTCAAAGGGCAATGCTCTGCCGGTGCTGATGCTCACGGCTAAAGACCGATTAACCGATAAAATCACTGGGCTAGATGCAGGAGCCGACGATTATCTGATTAAGCCATTTGATATCCCAGAACTGCTAGCCCGACTGCGAGCCCTACTGCGCCGTCCTCCCCAATTGCAGTCGCATCAGTTGAAAGTGGGTGAATTGGAGCTAGACTACAACACTCACAGTGTTCAACAGCAGGGCGAAGCAATCAGTTTGACGCTCAAAGAATTCCAACTCCTGGAATACTTTATGCAACATCCCAACCAAGTGCTCAGCAGCGAGCAAATTCGCCGCCGACTATGGGAAACCGGGGTTGAACCTACCAGTAATATCGTCGCAGCCCAGGTTAGATTGCTGCGCCGCAAACTGACAAGTCAAGGCCATAAACCTCCGATTGAAACAGTTTTTGGTGTGGGCTATCGCTTGAATTCTAGCCGCAGTGGTGTCCCAGATTGA
- a CDS encoding DUF305 domain-containing protein — MNSLLKGSVLLALFGLTLAACSPSSATKPAPSSASPTADKQMMDHSHMGSMGDSMGSMSLGPADTEFDLRFIDAMTPHHKGAVEMAQDALQKSQRPQIKQLAQAIIADQNREINQLKQWRQAWYPNVGSTPVAYSSQMGHTMPMSQEQMQSMMMNGDLGPANAQYDLRFINLMLPHHEGAVVMAQEALSKSQRPEVKRLAQSIIASQQREINQMKQWRQQWYGQ, encoded by the coding sequence ATGAACTCACTCTTAAAAGGCAGTGTCCTGCTTGCCCTCTTCGGTCTGACTCTAGCCGCTTGCTCACCTAGTAGTGCAACTAAACCTGCACCATCATCTGCTTCCCCTACTGCTGACAAGCAGATGATGGACCATTCCCATATGGGTAGCATGGGCGACAGCATGGGTAGCATGAGCCTAGGACCTGCTGATACCGAGTTCGACTTGCGCTTTATTGATGCAATGACCCCTCATCACAAAGGGGCGGTTGAGATGGCTCAAGATGCGCTTCAGAAGTCTCAGCGTCCTCAAATTAAACAACTAGCGCAGGCTATCATTGCGGATCAGAATCGGGAGATTAACCAACTGAAGCAATGGCGGCAAGCTTGGTACCCCAATGTAGGCAGTACTCCTGTTGCCTATAGCTCTCAGATGGGTCACACGATGCCCATGTCTCAAGAGCAGATGCAGAGCATGATGATGAACGGGGATTTGGGACCTGCTAATGCCCAATATGACTTGCGCTTCATCAACCTAATGCTGCCGCACCATGAGGGAGCGGTTGTAATGGCTCAGGAAGCGCTGAGCAAATCCCAGCGCCCCGAAGTTAAACGCTTAGCTCAGAGCATTATCGCCAGTCAGCAGCGAGAGATTAATCAGATGAAGCAATGGCGTCAGCAATGGTATGGACAGTAA
- the rppB gene encoding two-component system sensor histidine kinase RppB gives MTLDKLFRSTRLRLAGWYAGVMGATVLTGGLLFYHCLALVETWWFDQTVEDLAGTFHDYLQPKLGQPGQIQPEILNVLSAAGVHQTNLMGVTRQQNYYIRLADPSGQILAQSHFQPSGLPTTPLKQQRWRTLTATDGSRYRQIDDYLHNPNGQVWGYVQLGRSMAEFDAHRQQLQIILFLSIPGAMLLVGVSGWWLAGLAMRPIYRSYQQMEQFTDDAAHELRTPLAATRALVQTAISKAYAGKEISLETLEAIERQNNRINQLVADLLLLSRTDTTVGLTATQPCCLNDLIADLQEELAPLAQSAAVELNIDVANTSPAYVLGNEEQLYRLFTNLITNGIQYTPAGGRVTVHLKQIHSSVLVQVEDTGIGIPAEAQTHIFNRLYRVDAARSRHTGGAGLGLAISLAIAQMHRGRIEVQSQLGQGSRFTVTLPRLEAASS, from the coding sequence ATGACCCTAGACAAGCTATTTAGAAGCACCCGTTTACGCTTGGCAGGCTGGTACGCAGGAGTGATGGGCGCAACAGTTCTGACTGGAGGGCTACTTTTTTATCATTGTCTAGCATTAGTCGAGACTTGGTGGTTCGACCAAACAGTCGAGGATCTAGCAGGCACGTTTCATGACTACCTGCAACCTAAATTAGGACAACCCGGTCAAATTCAACCTGAGATCTTGAACGTTCTGTCGGCTGCCGGGGTTCATCAAACCAACTTGATGGGAGTGACCCGTCAGCAAAACTACTACATTCGCTTAGCAGACCCCTCAGGCCAGATTCTGGCTCAATCCCATTTCCAGCCCTCAGGTTTACCAACTACCCCTTTGAAACAGCAGCGCTGGCGAACTCTAACAGCGACTGACGGCAGCCGCTATCGTCAGATCGACGACTACTTACACAACCCCAATGGACAAGTCTGGGGCTATGTTCAACTGGGACGTTCGATGGCTGAATTCGATGCGCACCGACAACAATTGCAGATCATCCTGTTCCTAAGCATCCCAGGGGCAATGCTACTGGTGGGAGTATCAGGCTGGTGGCTAGCAGGGCTGGCCATGCGACCCATTTACCGCTCCTACCAACAAATGGAGCAATTCACCGATGACGCGGCCCACGAGTTGCGCACGCCTCTAGCAGCCACTCGCGCGCTGGTTCAGACTGCCATAAGCAAAGCCTATGCAGGCAAGGAAATCAGCCTGGAAACCCTGGAAGCCATCGAGCGTCAGAACAACCGGATTAATCAACTGGTTGCTGATCTGCTGCTGCTATCTCGTACGGACACAACAGTTGGACTCACTGCCACTCAGCCTTGCTGCCTAAATGACCTGATTGCTGACTTGCAGGAAGAGTTGGCTCCCTTAGCTCAATCAGCAGCAGTTGAGTTGAACATAGATGTTGCCAACACCTCGCCTGCTTACGTTTTAGGCAATGAAGAGCAGTTGTACCGCCTATTTACAAATCTGATTACTAATGGCATTCAATACACGCCTGCTGGCGGCAGGGTGACAGTTCATCTAAAGCAAATCCACTCTTCGGTCCTGGTGCAAGTTGAAGATACTGGTATTGGCATTCCAGCTGAAGCACAGACTCACATTTTCAATCGTCTTTATCGGGTCGATGCTGCCCGCTCTCGACATACTGGCGGTGCAGGGCTGGGGTTAGCAATCTCTCTGGCAATTGCTCAAATGCATCGGGGCAGGATTGAAGTGCAGAGCCAATTGGGGCAGGGAAGCC